A single Methanocaldococcus bathoardescens DNA region contains:
- a CDS encoding 30S ribosomal protein S11, with protein MAEQKKEKWGIVHIYSSYNNTIIHATDITGAETIARISGGMVTRNQRDEGSPYAAMQAAFKLAEMLKERGIENIHIKVRAPGGSGQKNPGPGAQAAIRALARAGLRIGRIEDVTPVPHDGTTPKKRFKK; from the coding sequence ATGGCAGAACAAAAAAAGGAAAAATGGGGAATAGTTCATATATACTCATCCTACAACAACACAATAATCCACGCAACAGACATTACAGGAGCTGAGACAATTGCGAGAATTTCTGGTGGGATGGTTACAAGAAACCAGAGAGATGAAGGTTCACCTTACGCAGCAATGCAAGCAGCATTTAAATTGGCAGAGATGTTAAAAGAAAGAGGTATTGAAAACATTCACATAAAGGTTAGAGCTCCAGGAGGTAGTGGACAGAAAAACCCAGGACCTGGAGCTCAAGCTGCTATCAGAGCTTTGGCAAGAGCTGGATTAAGAATTGGAAGAATTGAAGATGTCACACCAGTTCCACACGATGGAACAACACCTAAGAAGAGGTTCAAAAAGTAA
- a CDS encoding 30S ribosomal protein S4: protein MGDPRRRFKKTYETPNHPWIKERIEREKELCRKYGLRRKREVWKAETILRKYRRQARRLISDRTEQGAKEAVQLFNVLKKYGILKVENPTLDDVLSLTVEDILERRLQTLVFRKGLARTPRQARQLIVHGHIAVNGRVVTAPSYMVTVEEEDKISYAKNSPFNDENHPERAKIVGLVAEETQTQETE, encoded by the coding sequence ATGGGAGATCCAAGGAGAAGATTTAAAAAGACATACGAAACACCAAACCATCCATGGATTAAAGAGAGAATTGAAAGAGAAAAAGAATTATGTAGAAAGTATGGTTTAAGAAGAAAAAGAGAAGTTTGGAAAGCAGAGACAATTTTAAGAAAATACAGAAGACAGGCAAGAAGATTAATTAGTGACAGAACAGAGCAGGGGGCTAAAGAGGCTGTTCAGTTATTTAACGTATTGAAAAAATATGGTATTTTAAAAGTTGAAAACCCAACACTTGATGATGTCTTATCATTAACAGTTGAAGATATCTTAGAAAGAAGATTACAAACACTTGTATTTAGAAAAGGATTAGCAAGAACTCCAAGGCAAGCAAGACAATTAATTGTTCATGGACATATAGCAGTAAATGGTAGAGTAGTAACTGCTCCAAGCTACATGGTAACAGTCGAAGAAGAAGATAAAATCAGCTATGCTAAAAACTCCCCATTCAATGATGAAAACCACCCAGAAAGAGCTAAAATTGTTGGATTAGTAGCAGAAGAAACACAGACACAAGAGACAGAATAA